TCCGGCATAGAAACGGTCCAGGTGATTCAGTACGCCGGTCGAGTGGTTCAGCTTGCTACGGAGCTATTTGGGGATTCTTTCAGAGATCCATTTCTCGATCTCTTGGAACAAGCCAAAAGCAACATACCCGAACACGCCGATGGGAAGAATATCTATCTAGAATGGGTCGAACCCACAATTCTGGATCTCGGCAAGGTTGCGGCTCACTACGCGATAAGCTCGATTTTTGAGGAGTTCGGCGAAGAAACGTCAATAAACGCGTATTCGGCAACTCGTCAACATTTCAACATGTCTCAAGCAGGCAGAGCGAAATTGGCGGTCGGTGAAGTGGAAGTCACTTCCAAGATTACCGCCGAGTCGGACAAATTCTGTTTTGGAGTGGTCCACCTCGGAGATCACAATATTAGCTGCGGCATAGAGCAATGCATACAGGGACCGGCATTCGACCAATTGGTTGAGGAGATCATCAATCCGTTCAGTGCTGCCGATTTCCCGGAGACCATTCGCATACTTGACAAGAATTTTGGAGATTCCCCTTTTTCTCTCACATCTCTGTTCCGTGATGAACAACGGAAAGTCTTGAAACTCATTCTTCAGCCGACTCTGGACGAAGCGCATGCAGCCTATTCGGCGCTTTACGAGCACCATGCGCTTCTGATGCGTTTCCTGCACGGTTCGGGAACTCCGCAACCCAAAGAACTGGTCATGATGACAAATATCGTTCTGAACACTCGCCTGAGAGCGGCGCTGGAAAACGATCGACTCGACATTCAGAATATAGAGTTGCTCCTCGAAGAGGCACGGCTTGCCGGCGTGCAACCTGATGCTCCAACATTGGCGTACGTACTCGGGGATACGATGGAATCCCTCGCTGATGCACTCTTGGAAGAACCCGAAAATCTGGAGACTGCGGAGAAACTGGAAAATGCCGCAACAGCATTGCGTGTTTTGCCATTTGAGGTCAACACCTGGAAAATCCAGAACACCTGCTTCACAATACTCAAGGAGCATTACTCCGGCATGCTCGACAAAGCCAAGAAAGGAGATGAAGAAGCACAGGAGTGGGTGCGCCTGCTGTGTTCGGTTGCGGAAAAACTCCTGATCAGGGTGCCCCAATAACGGAAAAAGCTTAATGGCGACGGATAAGTCGGGAGAAGTTCTCGCCAAGAATTGCCTTTCGCACGTCTTCACCGATTCCCGATTGTTCTATGTGTTTCACGTAACGGACAACGGAAAGCAAAGGAAAATCGCTGCCGAACAGTATCTTGTCAGGTCCCAGTATTTTTGTTGCTATGTCATACACGCGAGCGTCATACAAGTACGGTGAAGCGGCAGTATCAAAGTATGTTCTTGCGAGCACGCCGGCTACTTCCGGCATGAGACCGTACACGAAAATTCCTCCGCCGAAATGCGCGAGAATGAAAGTTACCTCCGGATTGGCTGCTATGACCTGTAACAAACCTTGAAAATCCACTGATATTTTACCAGGATACTCGTGTCCCACCGGTTCGTTGACATGAAGCATTACGGGAATCCCGGCCGATCGGGCCATTCCGAGACAAGGGGCCAGAGCCTCGAAACCCGCTGTGCTCCACCCTCCATGGTACATGGCAAGCTCGCCGATTCCTGCAAATCCGGCTTTGATGATTCTCTCCGTCTCCAGATACGCGCGGTCACCCGCTGCAGGGGAAAGCACCGCAAATGGATAGATCCTCGCAGGATTGCGCTGAGCAAACTCCCAGACCTCGTCATTGTTCTTGCTGATAAGGTCATGCGATTCCCAGGGAAAACCGAAAACCACGGCCTTTTCGATTCCCGAGTTATCCATGTAGGAGATTATATCTTCTTCCGATGCGAGCCTGGCTTTGGGCGAGGAATACAGACTTCCAAAGGCTTCGTCCGAGTGAACGTACATGGTGCGGTCGCTGCGCACTTCTTTTGGCAAAAGGTGTACATGGCAATCTACAATCATAGAACCAACCTCCGTGAGTTTGGAGCCATCAGCATTAAGGGAAAGAATACAATAAGAGCGACAAGATTCAATCATTTTACCAGGCGATAGGACAACGATGGATTTTCGGATGTCTTAATTCCTCAACATTACTTTGGTGGAATGATTGCAATACGGGAGCCGCTGCAATATATTTTTGTCTGCATCTATCTCCGACATGAGGTGTCTCAAAATTACAATGCCCAGATGCTACGAATATTGTAGGAGACGATTCAATGCGGTGGAAACGCATAGTACGATACTACACCCCGATTCACAAAAATTATTGCAGGCAGTGAATAACTTAATTTGAAGGTAAATGACTACGCAATCCTGGAACCTCCAGGTATCGATGAACAGATGCTTGGCCGGGAAACGTCACAATAGATCACGGGATAGGTAGATATGCAGTGTTCAAATAGACCTCAGGAAGGGATCTTTCGTCGGGCCATGTGCGGAATTTGCCCTGCAGGGTGCTGGGTAGAAGTAAGGTACGACGATTCCGGCCGCATCGTCGAAGTCCGCGAGGATTCCCAATCGGATTACGGAATGATCTGCACGCTTGGCAGGCATTCCCCTGAGATCGTCTATTCTCCCGATCGCTTGCTGCATCCGATGCGGAGAGTCGGCCCCAAAGGAACGTATGCATTTGAACGAATCTCCTGGGAAAATGCATATGATGTCATTGCAGACCGGCTCACATCCATAAAACAGGAGTACGGTCCCGAGGCGAACGCAATCTACACCGGACGCGGCAGTTTCGAACTGGCTGAATGCGACGTGTATCAACCCCGCGGAGTTGCAGTATCCAGCGCATCAAGTGTGCTGTTTCCCTTCGATTCACCGAACACTCTCGGAGTAGGAGCACTTTGTTACGTTTCATTTGCCATGATAGCTCCCCATGTGACCATGGGGGGAATGCTGATCGACATGTTTTCCGATCTGGAGAATGCAGAACTGATCGTGGTATGGGGCGCAAACCCTGCCACGGACTCCCCTCCTCTCGATTTCAACCGCATCCAGAAGGCTCGGAGTCGAGGAACTGAGGTCGTTGTGATCGATCCCCGGCGCACGGGCACGGCTGAAGCAACGGAAGCTGAATGGATTCCCATTCGCCCCGGTACAGACGGTGCTTTAGCGCTTGGAATGTGCAATGTGTTGATCGATGAGGATCTGTTCGATGAAGCATTCGTGGATGAATGGACGGTCGGATTTGAACAGTTCTCTCAGCATGTTCAGCATTTTCAGCCCGAGGTGGTGCAGAAGATTACCGGAGTGCCTGCCGAAAAGGTCCGCTCGTTGGCTCGTCGAATCGTGTCAGCACGCGGTGCTGCCCCGGTCATGTACAGCGGTCTGGAATACAGCGATGGAGGAACTCAATCGATTCGAGCTACATTCGTGCTCTGGGCTCTCGCAGGGCAATTGGATGTCCCCGGAGGACGTTGCTTTTCCATGTCAACCAATGAATTCCCCATGAACAGGGAAGGGCATCTCCCCAACCCTGATGTACGAAAAGCACTCGGTCGAGATCGTTTCCCCATTTATAGCCTCTATCGCGGCGAATCCCATGCAATTGCACTTCCGGAAGCGGTGTTGAAAGCTCAACCGTATCCTATCAAATCGCTGATTGTCGTTGGGGGTTCCATCATCACTGCGTGGCCGCAGCCGGCAATCTGGCGGGACACGCTTCAGGCATTGGATTTCCTCGTATGCGTGGACCGCTTTCTCACGGCAGATGCTGCATATGCGGACATCGTTCTTCCTGCCGCCACGTACTATGAAGCTACATCATACATGCGGTACGGCCCGGTATTTCGTATCAGGGAAAAAGTCATCGAACCACTCGGTGAATCCCGCCACGGCTTCTTCATCATGGCGCAGTTGGCAGCTCGCCTTGGGTACGGGCATTTGTATCCCCAGAGCGAAGAGGAACTTATCGAGCATGCACTCGAAGGGTCAGGATTCAGCCTCGAAGAAGTTCGGGCCTCCGGCGGAACCGTTCAGTTGCAGCCCGAAATGATGCAATACAAGAAGTGGCAAAAAGGATTGCTCCGCAAAGACGGAGCTCCCGGTTTCGCGACTCCTACCGGAAAATTTGAAATCGCCTCCACTGTTCTCGAAGAGCACGGATACGATGCTCTTCCCATTTACACGGAGCCTTCCGAAAGTCCATTATCCCGACCGGATCTCACGGGCGAATTTCCTCTGGTCTTCACTTCAGGTTCCCGCGTCCGGACCGATTTCCGGTCACAGTTTCACAACGTGCCCGGGCTCATGAAAAAACGGCCTGAACCCACGGTGATGATGAACACTTTGGATGCCGAGTCGCGAGGTATTGTCAACGGAGATCTGGTGGAGATCGTGACTCAGCGGGGTCGCGTTCGGTATCGAGCACAGGTTACGGATGGAATTATGCAGGGAGTGGTGGACGCAGACATGGGCGGCGGCGGACCGCTCGGACCGCAAGCATGGCAGGACTGCAATGTCAATGAGCTTACCGATCTGGGCAAATACGATCCGATTTCGGGTTTTCCCGTGTACAAAGCTCTCCTCTGCAATGTGTCCAAAGTAAAAGATGGCGACAGAGCAGTTGTCCCTGAAACGATCGATCCCGAGATCGAAACCGTCAGAAGACAATCCAGCGCAAAGAACTCGACCGGTCGGCGAATTATCTATCTCGATCACAATGCGACTACTCCCATGCATGCTGAAGTTCTGGATGAGATGCTGGAGCATTTGAGAAAAACCGGGGGCAATCCCTCGAGCATACATGGTCCCGGGAATCATGCGCGTGAAGCAGTTGAAGCAGCACGAAGGAAAGTGGCTCGTCTCCTGAACTGCACGGCCCGGAGGATCGTTTTCACGGGGGGAGGTTCGGAGGCGGACAATTTGGCGATTAAAGGAGTGGCTCTCGCGTCAGGAATCAACGGGAACCGCATTATAACGTCTTCGGTCGAACACCCTGCGGTCCTCGGGACATGCAAATGGTTGGAGACCCTGGGGGTTCAGGTAACGTATCTCGGTGTGGACAGTGAAGGAAGAGTCAGTCCGGATGATTTGAGAAAGGCCTTCACTCCAAATACTGTTCTTGTAAGCATTATGATGGCAAACAATGAAACCGGAACGCTCCAGCCTATCAAGGAATTGGCCGAAGAAGCTCATTCTCGCGGAGTCCTCTTCCACACCGATGCGGTTCAGGCGGTCGGCAAAATTCCTGTCGACATCGAAGAACTGCAGGTGGACCTCCTGACGCTGTCTGCTCACAAGATTCAGGGGCCCAAGGGAATAGGAGCAATTTTCATCCGCAAGGGCTGCTCTCTTGCGCCCCTTGTGCACGGGGGAAAACAGGAATACGGACTGCGTGCGGGAACCGAGAACGTCCCGGCAATTGCGGGTCTGGGCAAAGCAGCGGAAATTGCCGTGAAGCGGTTGCCCGAAATGGAGAACGTTCGCAGACTGAGAGACAGGCTGGAAAGCGGAATATTTGAAATAATTCCAACCGCAAGACGAAACGGGCCTCTTCTGGACAGACTCCCTAACACTCTGAATATGACTTTACCGGGACTGCGTGGAGAATCCGTCGTTATGACCCTGGACACGCGGGGCATCGCACTTTCGTCCGGCTCGGCATGTCGCGCCGGTTCACCTGAACCCTCTCATGCTTTGTTGGCAATGGGCATGTCTGAAGAGAGTGCTCACTGTGCTGTCCGTTTCTCTCTCGGTCCTGACAATACAGAAGAAGAGATCGATGCCACGCTCGAGAGTATTCGATGGATGATTGTGAATATGTCCGAAGGGGTTCGGTTTGCGCCATGTCGATAGCATCTAATCAATGTATCCGTCCGAAAGGGCGGAAGTTTCAAAGGAGAGAGTCTCCGATGTTTCAGCTTTCCCCACAAATACCATCCGGTTTCAGGAAATACGATCATCTGAAAACCCGTATGGCCAGAGCCATTGCAGAAGACGTCGCAACAGGGCTGAGTGCGTCTCAGAAATCTATTCCGAGCAAGTACTTCTATGATGAACGCGGATCAATGCTGTTCGAAGAAATCTGTCGATTACCGGAGTATTATCCTGCCAGGACTGAAATATCGTTATTGCGGCAGAATTCCCCGTCAATCGTCCGGAGCTTCGGCCACGGCTATCTCGTGGAATTGGGGTCTGGCGCCAATTGGAAAATCAGGTATCTCATTGATGCCCTTGGGCCGGAGAAACGGTCAAAGACGTGCTACGTACCGGTTGACGTCAGCAGCAGCGCTCTGGAGGCTTCGGCAATGGAACTGCTCAGAATGTATCCAGGGTTCTGTGTTCAGGGACTGGTTGCCGACTTCACCACCGATCTGCATCTGTTACCCGATGACCGGCGGAAGTTGATCCTGTTCCTCGGGAGCACCATCGGAAATTTCGACGATGCGCAAACCGAATTATTCTTACGTGCTCTGTCCAATACGATGCAGAATGAGGACAGATTTCTGCTTGGACTCGATCTTGTAAAACCCGTTGAAATTCTTGAAGCTGCATACAATGATTCGCGACAGATAACTGCCGAATTCAACAAAAATATTCTCCATGTGGTCAATCGTGAACTGGATGCAGATTTCAACCAGAACGATTTCGAACATCTCGCGATGTACATTGAGGCAAAGAACGAAATTCAAATGCATCTCAAAGCAGTTCGACCGGTGGAGGTTCACATCGGCAAGCTGCACATGACAGTCTTTTTTGAAGAAGGGGAGACGATACTCACGGAAATATCGAGAAAATTCACCTTTGAATCGGCTGAAAAAATGCTTCATGCAGCAGACCTGGAGATTACAGACTGGCGTACAGATGCCGCAGGATGGTTTGCTCACGCAGAAATCGTCCACAGGAATGGGGGATAGTACCGATTCACATTCGCAACACTTAATCGGGAAAATCACCTTCAAGAAGAATTTTTTCTCGGCCCCCTTGAAACTTCTTGTGTGTCAGCGCAGCGACCCTGCGCCCTCGCTCATCGCACTATCCGGGTCGCTGAGAAGAGTCAAGGAAATTAGGGCCTCAGGCATGATCTGGTAAACCTCTGGACATGCATCCTATTGAGATGCATCCAATGAGTCTTCTGACGACCTTCGTATACCACTCCCGCTTGACAACCCCGGATCAGTACTTAATTATTCAGCATCGGGACCGATTACTCCAGATACTAAGATGCCATTCGCTTTTGGCCGGCAAGGGAGCCGGGCCATGCGGTTGAGTACATCTACTAACGAACTGGTATGAGATGATCTTGTTCCTGATTCGGTTCCCTGGAGGGTAAAGCATGGCCGAAAAAGATCTCTACGCCGCTCTTGGCGTGAAAAGAGACGCGACCACCGAACAGATAAAAAAGACTTACCGTAAGCTCGCTCGCAAATATCACCCGGACGTCAACCCTGGAAACAAAGAAGCCGAAGACAAATTCAAACAGATTTCGGAAGCTTATGAAGTCCTTTCAGACCCCGAAAAACGAAAAACGTATGATGAATTCGGGGAAGAGGGGTTGCGTGCCGGATTCGATCCTGACCAGGCCAGACAGTTTCGTCAATGGCAGCAGACAGGAGGATTCCGCAGGGGCGCTCGACCGGCAGGCGCAGGTGCCGAATCGTTCACCGACCAGGGTGGATTCCGTTATGGAGGCTTTGAGGATATTTTCGGCGAAATCTTTGGCGGAGGTGCTCCTCGAGGTCCTGCCAAAGGAAGAGATATCGAAAGTGAGCTCGAGATCGATTTTCTTACTGCGATACGAGGCGGAACCACACGGGTTACCTTTCAAAAGCCCTCTGCGTGTTCGCGATGCGGTGGAACCGGTAGAATCTCTACAGGAACCGATTCCGTTTGTGCAACATGCAAAGGAACCGGCAAAACCAGAGTCGCTCAAGGGCCTTTTAATTTTACCCAGACGTGTCCGGAATGCCAGGGAACGGGCCGCAGCGGTGAAGTCTGTCCCCAGTGCGGAGGCACCGGAAGCGTGCTGACCACGGAGACCATCGATGTGAATATTCCTGCCGGTGTGGACGACGGATCACGTATCAGGCTTGCGGGCAAAGGAGGCCCGGGCCAGGACGGAGGCCCTCCAGGTGATATGTTCATTGTCATGCGAGTAAGACCCCATACGGTGTTCAAACGGGAAGGTGACAATTTGAATCTGGACCTGCCCGTGACTGTTTCGGAAGCACTCAACGGAGCACAAGTTACCGTTCCGACACCCACCGGCACAGTAGACCTGAAAATACCGCCCGGCACAAAATCAGGCCAACGCCTTCGTCTGAAGGGCAAGGGTGTACCCAATTTGAAGACAAAAGTTCCTGGAGATCTTTTTGTTACTGTCAGGATACAAATACCTGTAACCCAGGACCCGGAAGCCCGTCAGGCCGCAGCGGTTCTTGACCGCTTTTACCAGGGAAACGTACGGCAGGAAATTCGGCTTTAACGGCTTCGGAAATTTCTCGAATACAGCAGGGAACCGGACATGACCCAGCGATATTACTTCAAGAGAGAAATCATAGAAGAATTCGGATTTGACGAGCATCTTCTCATCAAACTGGAATCGGAGGAGTTGGTCCACTCTGTTGAAGTGGAATCAGAACCCGAAAGAGTGTATCCCCTTGACCAGTATGACCGTCTCAGAGTGATCTGCAATTTAATGAATGAACTCGAGGTGAATTTACCCGGAGTGGAAGTCATTTTGGAAATGCGGGAGAACATGATACGCATGCAGCAGCAATTCGATGAAATTCTTGAAATCCTCGTTCGGGAGCTGAAAATGAGGCTATCGAAGTGAGATCTTCGAATCACAGATATTCGGACAATCTCTCTGATTCAAAGGAACCCCCCGTTTGAAACGCATCAGCAAATTATGCTTCCTCTCCACTGCGATCGTCTTGGCACTCCTTGTCGTCTTTCCAGCCCATGCCTCGGAAAAAGCTCTCCGTCTCTTGAAACAGGCAAAATCCGAAGAAGATCCCTTGCGGAAGATTGAGATCCTGGATCAAGCACTGGAAGATCATTCTTTAAAAGGCGATTTGCTGTCGAGTCTTTTCCTTGAGCGGGCCTTTGCGTACAAAGCGCATAAGGATTGTTTTCGAGCCATACAGGATTTGGATTCATCCATGGCACATTCCCGCAAATCCTCTCCGGCTCTTTTGGAGAAGGTACACTGCCTCATTCTCTTGGACCAACTGGATGAAGCGAACCGTGTTCTGGAACCCGTGCTCTTTGCCGGTCCCGGCAATGCGAAGGCATATGTTCTGAAAGGGATGATTTACGAAAAAGAGGGATTTCTTTCAAAAGCGGAAGACGAGTATGCCAGAGCGCTTCAGTATGAGCCGAACTCTATCCTTGCATTGGACATGCATTCCAAGGCCTTGTTGAAAGCTGGAAAACCGCAGCAGGCCCTGGAGGATGTCAATATCTTAACCAAACTGTCGGCCAAGGACCCGGAAATATTCATGACCCGGGCCAGAATCCATACCAAACTGAAGAATTACTCTGCTGCTTTGGCTGACTATGCCCTTGTGGAAAATCTCCTGCCTGGAGACGATCGCGTTCTGAAAGAGAAGATTCTGGTTTACTTCAGGTCCGATCAGGCGCACAAGGCATTGGAAGCTCTCTCCATTGCCACGAAGAAAAGACCTGACGATGTCGAATTACTCGTATTACAGGCCAGGGCTTATATTCTTCTCAAGAATGCGGCCAATGCTCAGACGGTGTTGAAGCAGGCTCTCAAGAAGAACACGGCGTATGCGCCCGCGTATCTCTACCAGGGGCTCGTGCTCCGCACAGAAGACCCGGATACGGCACTGGCAAATCTCAACAGAGCCCTTGAACTGGATGGATCGTTGGTCGACGCATACAAGGAACGGGCTCGTATTTTCATCGATCTCAACGAGCCGGTCCGAGCAGCATCCGATCTTACCATGGCATCCCGACTGGATCCCGGTGACGGCGAAATATTTGCACTGAGAGGTCTCACGTGTATGCGGAGAATGTTGTACGATGCTGCAATTGCGGATTTCACCCGGGCTCTGGAGTGTTTGCCTGAGGACAGCCGTATCCTTTACGACAGAGCTGTTACCCATTTCCTCAAAGACGATCTGCAACAATCGAGCGCTGATGTGAACAGGATCTTACAAACAAAACCGGATGCTGCACGCGCATTGAGCCTCAGGGGAATACTCAACGTGCACTTCGGAAACAATGTTCAGGCACGGGCGGATTTCGACAAGTCCGTGTCTGTGAGTCCTCACGATCCGGTCGTGAGAAACAATCGAGGATTCTTCTTGTTCAAAATGGGGGATTATCGATCCGCTGCGGCAGACTTCAAGCGGGCTTCGACTTTGGATCCCGATTACGCCACAGCCCGATATAATCTCGGTCTGGCTAACAGCAGAGAAGAATCTCTTAATTCCCGGGAACAAGTCTCACCATGAAATTCAAGTTCAGAGCAATTCTCGCCGATCTTGACGGCACGATCAACCGAGGAAACCGATTGATCCCCGGAGCGGATCATGTGTACCGAAAGCTATCGGCTAATGGTTTTCAGTGGGTGTTCATATCCAATAATGCCATGCGCAAGGCCTCGGAAATCGCACAGAAGATCAGATTCCTCGGGCTCCCGATACAAGACAGTCAGGTGGTAACTTCCGCTTCGGCTCTCTTCCACACACTCTCGAAATATCACCGCGGCGCCAGCATCATGGCTATAGCTGAAGAAAGCCTCATCGCGGGAATTCAAGATTCCGGATGCACGATTACGACGGATCCTTTCGATACAGCCATAGTAGTCGTCGCTCGCGATTCGAGACTCACGTATGAAAAGATCGAAAACGCGTTTTTTGCAATTCAAAACGGAGCTCTCTTTTGGGCGACAAACACGGACCCGACATTCCCTGTTCCAGGCGGTTTCGTACCCGGAGCGGGATGCATGGTTGCCGCAGTTGCCGCCCCAGTAGGACGCCCTCCCGATCGCGTCTTCGGCAAACCGTTTTCCGATATAGCCGAAATTGTGATCGACCAGCTTGGGGTTCCCAGGGAGACTTGCCTGGTTGTGGGCGATAGAATGGACACGGATATTCTGTTTGCCAGGAACTCCGGATTCAAAAGCGCCCTGGTCCTGACGGGAGCCACGTCTAGAGAAGATTTGTCCCAATATACATATGCCCCTGACTTCGTGCTGGAAAGTATCGGAGACATAGAGAAAATATTGCCCCCGAAATGAGCCGGTCTTTTGTGTCCACAGCGAACCGGTGGTATAATTTAGGTAGCCGTAATTTCTATCCATTGCTGAAGATAGGAAAAGGTGCTCACATGGCTAAACGGGTGAAGATGTATGGAATTAGTACGTGCACCCATAGCAGGTGTGCGAAAGAATTTCTTAGCTTTCTCGGGGTAGAATTCGAGTGTACCGATCTGGATCTGATCTCCAAGGAGATGGCAGGTCTGCTCATGGAAGAAGTGAAGCGACTAAACGGTAGATGCTCGTTTCCAACGATCCTCATAGGTGACAAAGTCGTGGTCGGTTGTAGGAAAGAACTCATTCAGGAGGCGCTTGAGAATGACTGAAGCCGAAAAGCTCTATGATATGCTCAAGAAATATCAGGAGCAGAAAGGTTACTGTTTC
The sequence above is a segment of the Desulfomonile tiedjei DSM 6799 genome. Coding sequences within it:
- the dnaJ gene encoding molecular chaperone DnaJ encodes the protein MAEKDLYAALGVKRDATTEQIKKTYRKLARKYHPDVNPGNKEAEDKFKQISEAYEVLSDPEKRKTYDEFGEEGLRAGFDPDQARQFRQWQQTGGFRRGARPAGAGAESFTDQGGFRYGGFEDIFGEIFGGGAPRGPAKGRDIESELEIDFLTAIRGGTTRVTFQKPSACSRCGGTGRISTGTDSVCATCKGTGKTRVAQGPFNFTQTCPECQGTGRSGEVCPQCGGTGSVLTTETIDVNIPAGVDDGSRIRLAGKGGPGQDGGPPGDMFIVMRVRPHTVFKREGDNLNLDLPVTVSEALNGAQVTVPTPTGTVDLKIPPGTKSGQRLRLKGKGVPNLKTKVPGDLFVTVRIQIPVTQDPEARQAAAVLDRFYQGNVRQEIRL
- a CDS encoding HAD-IIA family hydrolase; amino-acid sequence: MKFKFRAILADLDGTINRGNRLIPGADHVYRKLSANGFQWVFISNNAMRKASEIAQKIRFLGLPIQDSQVVTSASALFHTLSKYHRGASIMAIAEESLIAGIQDSGCTITTDPFDTAIVVVARDSRLTYEKIENAFFAIQNGALFWATNTDPTFPVPGGFVPGAGCMVAAVAAPVGRPPDRVFGKPFSDIAEIVIDQLGVPRETCLVVGDRMDTDILFARNSGFKSALVLTGATSREDLSQYTYAPDFVLESIGDIEKILPPK
- the egtD gene encoding L-histidine N(alpha)-methyltransferase; translation: MFQLSPQIPSGFRKYDHLKTRMARAIAEDVATGLSASQKSIPSKYFYDERGSMLFEEICRLPEYYPARTEISLLRQNSPSIVRSFGHGYLVELGSGANWKIRYLIDALGPEKRSKTCYVPVDVSSSALEASAMELLRMYPGFCVQGLVADFTTDLHLLPDDRRKLILFLGSTIGNFDDAQTELFLRALSNTMQNEDRFLLGLDLVKPVEILEAAYNDSRQITAEFNKNILHVVNRELDADFNQNDFEHLAMYIEAKNEIQMHLKAVRPVEVHIGKLHMTVFFEEGETILTEISRKFTFESAEKMLHAADLEITDWRTDAAGWFAHAEIVHRNGG
- a CDS encoding tetratricopeptide repeat protein; the encoded protein is MKRISKLCFLSTAIVLALLVVFPAHASEKALRLLKQAKSEEDPLRKIEILDQALEDHSLKGDLLSSLFLERAFAYKAHKDCFRAIQDLDSSMAHSRKSSPALLEKVHCLILLDQLDEANRVLEPVLFAGPGNAKAYVLKGMIYEKEGFLSKAEDEYARALQYEPNSILALDMHSKALLKAGKPQQALEDVNILTKLSAKDPEIFMTRARIHTKLKNYSAALADYALVENLLPGDDRVLKEKILVYFRSDQAHKALEALSIATKKRPDDVELLVLQARAYILLKNAANAQTVLKQALKKNTAYAPAYLYQGLVLRTEDPDTALANLNRALELDGSLVDAYKERARIFIDLNEPVRAASDLTMASRLDPGDGEIFALRGLTCMRRMLYDAAIADFTRALECLPEDSRILYDRAVTHFLKDDLQQSSADVNRILQTKPDAARALSLRGILNVHFGNNVQARADFDKSVSVSPHDPVVRNNRGFFLFKMGDYRSAAADFKRASTLDPDYATARYNLGLANSREESLNSREQVSP
- a CDS encoding IscS subfamily cysteine desulfurase; translation: MQCSNRPQEGIFRRAMCGICPAGCWVEVRYDDSGRIVEVREDSQSDYGMICTLGRHSPEIVYSPDRLLHPMRRVGPKGTYAFERISWENAYDVIADRLTSIKQEYGPEANAIYTGRGSFELAECDVYQPRGVAVSSASSVLFPFDSPNTLGVGALCYVSFAMIAPHVTMGGMLIDMFSDLENAELIVVWGANPATDSPPLDFNRIQKARSRGTEVVVIDPRRTGTAEATEAEWIPIRPGTDGALALGMCNVLIDEDLFDEAFVDEWTVGFEQFSQHVQHFQPEVVQKITGVPAEKVRSLARRIVSARGAAPVMYSGLEYSDGGTQSIRATFVLWALAGQLDVPGGRCFSMSTNEFPMNREGHLPNPDVRKALGRDRFPIYSLYRGESHAIALPEAVLKAQPYPIKSLIVVGGSIITAWPQPAIWRDTLQALDFLVCVDRFLTADAAYADIVLPAATYYEATSYMRYGPVFRIREKVIEPLGESRHGFFIMAQLAARLGYGHLYPQSEEELIEHALEGSGFSLEEVRASGGTVQLQPEMMQYKKWQKGLLRKDGAPGFATPTGKFEIASTVLEEHGYDALPIYTEPSESPLSRPDLTGEFPLVFTSGSRVRTDFRSQFHNVPGLMKKRPEPTVMMNTLDAESRGIVNGDLVEIVTQRGRVRYRAQVTDGIMQGVVDADMGGGGPLGPQAWQDCNVNELTDLGKYDPISGFPVYKALLCNVSKVKDGDRAVVPETIDPEIETVRRQSSAKNSTGRRIIYLDHNATTPMHAEVLDEMLEHLRKTGGNPSSIHGPGNHAREAVEAARRKVARLLNCTARRIVFTGGGSEADNLAIKGVALASGINGNRIITSSVEHPAVLGTCKWLETLGVQVTYLGVDSEGRVSPDDLRKAFTPNTVLVSIMMANNETGTLQPIKELAEEAHSRGVLFHTDAVQAVGKIPVDIEELQVDLLTLSAHKIQGPKGIGAIFIRKGCSLAPLVHGGKQEYGLRAGTENVPAIAGLGKAAEIAVKRLPEMENVRRLRDRLESGIFEIIPTARRNGPLLDRLPNTLNMTLPGLRGESVVMTLDTRGIALSSGSACRAGSPEPSHALLAMGMSEESAHCAVRFSLGPDNTEEEIDATLESIRWMIVNMSEGVRFAPCR
- a CDS encoding chaperone modulator CbpM → MTQRYYFKREIIEEFGFDEHLLIKLESEELVHSVEVESEPERVYPLDQYDRLRVICNLMNELEVNLPGVEVILEMRENMIRMQQQFDEILEILVRELKMRLSK
- a CDS encoding amidohydrolase family protein → MIVDCHVHLLPKEVRSDRTMYVHSDEAFGSLYSSPKARLASEEDIISYMDNSGIEKAVVFGFPWESHDLISKNNDEVWEFAQRNPARIYPFAVLSPAAGDRAYLETERIIKAGFAGIGELAMYHGGWSTAGFEALAPCLGMARSAGIPVMLHVNEPVGHEYPGKISVDFQGLLQVIAANPEVTFILAHFGGGIFVYGLMPEVAGVLARTYFDTAASPYLYDARVYDIATKILGPDKILFGSDFPLLSVVRYVKHIEQSGIGEDVRKAILGENFSRLIRRH
- a CDS encoding glutaredoxin family protein, which translates into the protein MAKRVKMYGISTCTHSRCAKEFLSFLGVEFECTDLDLISKEMAGLLMEEVKRLNGRCSFPTILIGDKVVVGCRKELIQEALEND